TGCAGGGAAGTCCATACATCTATATATGTGTTCACCCTTGTCGGTGCAGTCCTACTATACCTCGTCATCCAGTGGATTGCACCTATTGTGCCCAGGCCAGAGTTTGTCAGCAAGTGCATAACATGGATAAAAGGAGAAAACAATAAGGTGATTCTGAAGCTAAAATCATTCCTTACAGATAGTATCAGCACAAACAGCGACCAGGAGATGCCACTAGCATTGGATCAACAGCAGTCATCCAGTCATGATTCAACAGGCACTGTTAGTGATGTTAAGGATGATATAAGAAAGTTGCGCACATACCTTCTATTGCTTGGCATCCTTGCAGCCACCATTACATACCAAGCTGGGTTAAATCCACCCGGTGGATTTTGGTTAGACAATGAGGATGGCCATCTTGCTGGAGACCCGATATTGGAGGCCATCAGTCCGAAACGGTACAATGCATTCTTCTATTGCAATGCCACCGCATTTGTGTCATCTTTGGTCATAATCACCCTACTCCAGAGCAACTTGATCACTGTTGGTGCCTTGAAACGATATGTGCTGCAAACAGCAATGGTTTTTGATCTGTTTGGTATGATGGGAGCATATGCCACTGGCAGCAGCCGGACTTTCTCCACATCTTTGTATGTGATAATCTTGGTCATTCTTGTCTTTTCTTATGTTATCATTCACATTCTGCTCCTTGTGTGCACAAGAAACTCCGATGAATCAGCTCAGCAAATAGATGATGACCCTGAACTGAAAGATTTGGAGAAGCGGCGCAAGTTTCTAGTGTTGCTTGCAGTTCTGGCAGCATCAAGCACATATCAAGCCGGCATAAACCCACCAGGTGGTTTCTGGACTGACAATAACGACGGTCACCGTGCAGGTTATCCAATGTTCCATGATGAGTTTCCACACCGTTACATGGTATTCTTCTACCTGAACTCCACCGCTTTTATGTCCTCCTTGGCTGTGATCATGTTGCTTGTTAGCAAAAGGTTATGCCAAAGGGGAATCAACAGCTACTTGCTGCGTGGATGCATGCTACTTGATCTGGTCTGTCTCATGGGTGCTTTCGCGGCTGGAAGCTGCAGGAAAGTATCAACATCAGTGTATGCCATCCTAGTCGTTTCTATTGTGTTTGCCTATGTCATGGCTCAAGTTCTGGTGCTAACCTTTGCAAAAGATAAAATGAGTTACTTCTTCGAGTGGGTGCTCCATGCCACTCCTTTCAAGAGCTCACATCCATCTGAGAATTGCAAGCGAAGCGTCACGGTCAGCCGAAAACCTGAGCACAAATGGCGAAAAGATCTAATTCTGATTGGAACCCTCGCAGTGAGCGTCACATACCAAGCTGGGCTGCTCCCGCCAGGAGGGCTTTGGCCTGATGACCGGGACGGGCATTTCATTGGCGACCCAATCCTCCATGATAGTGATCCACCACGGTACAAGGCATTCTTCTACTGCAATGCCACAGCGTTCATGGCATCGGTGGTTATAGTCATCCTGCTGCTGAATAGCACGATAAGCAAGTACAGGAGATCTCTCCTTCCCATGAAGACAGCAATGGTGCTGGACCTGCTTGCTCTGCTTGGGGCGTATGCTGCAGGCAGCTGCAGGAACCTGAAGACTTCTATATACGTTTTCGCACTCTTCATTGCTGTTTTTGTGTACATCGTCATTCACATCTTGCAGTCCTTTGATAAAATGGCACGGTTGTTGAAGAAGACTGGAGAACAGTGGATTCCATGTCTGAAGAACATGTGGGCACTCATTGAAACTGAACCTCCAAATCATCATCCGTCTTCTGAGGAACCATGAAAGGTGTCTCATCCGCCTTTCCTACTTGTGTggagtttattttttctctttgaAGTCTACTTGTATTAAGGTTGAGGTGTTGTAAACTTGTAATCTTTTCATGGACCATTGGTTATAAGATAAATTGGAAATACCCCATGTAAAGTTGAGGTGTTGTACAACGTCTTCATAGACCATTGGTTATAAGCTAAATTGGGCATACTTCAACATGGTGCTCTGCTGCTTGACCCGTTGCCCATTCATGTAATTCAGTACTTCTGGAGACTGCTGCAGATGTGTGATGTCTCACGGTCTGAGTCTGAGCTTTCTTTGCGTTGCTGATTATACATTTTCTTTGGCCACATATCTTGTTTTTAATTGCATGCACATTTTCCACACCTAAGGGCACGTTTTCAATGAACAATTGTCGGTACTAAAGTCTTGAATATAAGCAGGATTTTCCAGAAGAACAATATTATGAGTACAAAACTTCAGCCTTGCACAAGATCAAATTTGACCAGGGTCTGTTGTCACCTCTGTTCATCCATTTTCTCATAAACAGAATCCACAAGACAAGTAGCATGACGACACATGGGTAGAACAGTGACCAAAATTTCCTAAAACTAGAATCAATCCTACACAAAACGGATATGGTCAACAAAAAATGAAGTTGACCAATGTTGCCATAAGAATAATAGCTTTCGTTCTCCTACTGCCTCAGTGCTTCCGGGGGATTCTTTAAACCAAGCAGGATGGCAATTCTACAACTTATACAGAATCGACAGTCCTTGTTTCCTGCTTCTCTCCATCTATAATAACTTTGGACTTCAGCAAATGAGAATTTTGCCTTGAGTTTAAGGAATTTCTCCTACCATTGGTGGCTGATTCTTTCATTCCTAGGTATGTATACACTGACATCCCAGCAAGGGCAATGACAGCTCCGCAGAGGCTGGTGAATCCAGGGTCAGAGTTAAATACCAGATAACCAGATAGCATTATAACAATTGTCTTGAATTGACCTAGCACAACATGAGCGAGAGCTGAGGTTGCACTGCATCATCAACAAGGACAGTGAGAGTTATGTTCATTTCCAGAAATTTTACAAACTAAGTATCCACAGAAGAGAATGGCTGACCAGAACATTTTAGACTACCCTTTCCACCACCAAAAATatgtgaaatatttttttaagagaAAGATAAACGGATTGCGCATACAAAAGCTTTTGCATAACTGCCATATTTTACCTAATAGATAAGATTTTTCTTGTCTGTTGAAATTCTATAGGTCTTGTCAACATAAGTTAAAGAACATATTTCATTTTCAagctactccctctatcccaagAAACAAGTCACTTtaggattcaaaatttgtcccacaaAACAAGTCATCATTCCATACTTGGTATATGCACGTGCATGCGAGAGTTAATTAGTACcaaatatggctaataaataAGGGCAACTAAGGTCATTTTACATCTTTGTTAATTTGTCTGAGATTTTCTAGGATGACTTTCTTTTTGGGGCGGAGGGAGTAGGTCATAACAGATGAATTTCATAACATTAATGTTGGAGCTTGGAAATGCTAGTATGCTAcatgtatatattttttatataaattaatatataattaaaTGACATTTCATTCTCAAGAAGGATGGTCGTATTTGAGTCATTTCATGACTACAATGCTAAAATCAGAACCAATGTCAATATcaagatattttttttctctatgtTTAGAAAGAAGGGGGCTTCATATGTGCTCATATATCCATGTCTATAAAGTAAACAtacattacatgtttgtttttgCAGACAATAGATATCTTCAAAAAAAATCACTATATGAAATTTAAATACACAAGCATAAAACTAATAACAAGCTTGCAGAAATGTAACTCCATGAAACACAAGCCTAATCATGTAATTTAAAGTTTATGACTCACCCGAGTGCCAAAGCACCAGACCACTGAAGAAGAAAACCAAACAAAGCAGATATAATAATTGCACTGCTGTTCTTGAAATCCCATTTGAAAGACAGAAGGCCTGGAGGGTCCAGCAATGGCATCAAAacaataaagaaaaatatggtAATTGGGGTCGTCTTCCACATTAACCTGATCAAATAACATGAAAATTAGGATAAAACATAGGAAATATGAGCTGCCtcagaagagagaaaataacaGCTTACGCAAGAGCTGTCCAATTTCCACTCTGTTGTAAATTTGACCACAGGATTTTGTTCACAGCGCTAGGAATAATCCAAGCAAGTGCTACACAAGCACCAAAAAAATTGAACTCCAAATCAGTAACGGTTGCAACAGCCACACCAAATGAGACAACAACCAGCGTGATAACCTACAATTCAAAAGGTATATCTTTCTTGAATTGTTTAACATTTCAATCGATTTAAAATTCTGTGTTAACAAGCAGATCAACTGAAGCATGGAACAGTTTAGAACCATAAAGTTCCTAAGATATTTACCTTTCGAACAGAAACCTTTTTCTGGAAAAGAATGAATTCTGCTACAACTATTGTTGGAGTTACAGCTATCTTAGCCATCTGATAGAAACCTACactgaaaacaaagaaaaatgagTAAATTATGAGACAAACTCATAGAGCAAAACTTTAGGGCAGGACACTTTGCATCCATTTAACAAAAGACATAATCTCACCTATTATGCTTTAAGCTGATATTGGCAAGCCCAGTGGAGAAAGACATGACAGCACCCAAAGCAAATAATGAGGAGAAAGGAGTGGATTTTGAAGGAGGAGCAATTGGCAGCAAGTATAATGCCTTGAGGACGGCCATTAGAACCAAAGCAAAAAGGTAATGAATTAATGATAGTGCAACTGGGAAGTTAAATCCAACAGTGCCCATCACCTACAAGAAAAGATATACCATTgataaaataaatacaaataGAAACAGCTAGTGAGAAGTTTAAAATGATTGGAAAGACAGACATACCATTTTGTTTGCCATGATGATTCCAACAGCAACCACAAAGTTGAACGTCAGTGCAACGATAGGGCCACAAAATCTCtgctgctggcgcttggccccGTCCGAAGTATGGAAGTCATTATACAATGAGCCCCTCAGTTCCTCTAATGCCCTACCTGATAGGTATGAGTGAGAGAGTGTGAGACGAGACTTAATGCACTAGCTTTTTCCAATCAGACAGTTATACATATCACAATTTAACACCATTCAAAACATCTTTAGACTGCAATCTTGTCACCTGGAATATAATTAAGACAACTAGGACAACAGAAAATTTGTAAATATTCTTGTAATAAAGTCGACCCTAACACAAACTTCGTGACATTGAACATATTCAATGGCATCATAATAACTATATTTGTTActtaaaaattaaaattattaTGTAATTTAAACATTCTCGTGATTGAAATGCTATTCAATTCAACAGTAATTGTGCCATGAAACTCTTTTCCTGAGGTGGCCAATGAAGTGCTGAAACAGCTATCATGTGCAATCAAACTTTCAAAAAATCTTCACTCGAACAGAAGAGATCATTATGCACAATCAAACAAAGTGAACTTGCCGTGGAGCCTAAAACATAATACCATGAATTGCATAAGCCTGCCTTTAAAATGACAAGGCTGCAACTGCCTGCACCAACTGGAAACAAATCATCACGCTCTGGGAAAggggtcacaactcacaagagATGAACTGATCTGGGGACCAGGAGAAGCAACAAACACTGGGATTTACCAACACCTGAGCAATGCAGAGGACAAAAGATAGCAAGTGGACTTCAGCATTCCAAGTCCTTGTGTCTCACGGGTTGATTTATGcattaacaaaaaaaatgcaactagTCAACCGCAGTATGGTAACTTTAGCCTGAAAGAAGGATAGATTCAATCTCCGAACTGTATGCCCAGTGAGCAGGGGAAAACTATGAACAATCTAAGACACAATGTGGCTCAGACCATGAAACAGCAGCCAAAATGAAGTtcaagctctctctctctccccctcacACGCACACATAACATTCTACCAGTGAAGCACTCAAAGCCGGGATCTTTAGAAGAAGTGAAAGAAAGAGGAACAAGTGAAACAGGAAGCCACATCGGCGCAAGCATTTCCAAGAACAATCTACTTCGTATCAATCCATGCCCGTAAGTGCTCCCTCATGACGGGCACAAGAACAAGAAATGGGTGAGGAGGGCGGGGGGCTTGGGAGTCCAGAGTCCTGACCTgcctcgccggcgtcgctgTCCTTGCGCTTGATgaagcgccggccgccgccgcggaggatgGAATCCCAAACccccattgccgccgccgcatcagCTGGATCCCCACGCAGCAGCCACGCTTCTCTGTCTCTTCCGCCGCCCCGACTGTGGAGCACGGGGGCGGTCCTTGGGCCGGGCCGCCGGGTACTTCGAGCTCGAGCTCCTCGGAGACAGATGGACGAGACGGCGACGGGTGTGGAGATGGGGATTATCGCGGTTCTGCAAGGGGTTATGTTTATTTTGCGCAGTAGTTCctgattattattttttttacacaCAGTTCTTCCTACTGGGCTATTCACAGTTCAATGGCGATGTTAAATATTGCTTATGTAAattatcaaaaagaaaaagaaaatgttgcATATCTACGGGATTGCGTTGGTGGGCTGGTCTTCATTTTGGAAGCGTGTCATGTTAGTGATTTTGAATGTATTTTGTATATACATATCTTTTTTGCCAAAATTCATAAATTGAACTGCATTGCACCTGTCTAGAGGATGAGTAAGGGGTGTTTGTTCCTTTAGCACCTcttaaaattcctgtcacatcgaatgtttagatactaattaaggggtgtttgttcctttagcacctcctaaaattcctgtcacatcgaatgtttagatactaattaggagtattaaatataggctaattacaaaaccaattgcacagatggagattaatttgcgagacggatctattaagcctaattagtccatgatttgacaatatgatgctacagtaaacatgtgctaatgatggattaattaggcttaatagattcgtctcgtgaattagcctccatctctgtagttagttttataattagctcacgtttagtcctcctaattatcctccgaatattcaatgtgacatgaattttagaaCAACCCTAAATCGAATTCGTTACCCTTCTATTACCAGTTGGTCGCAATATAGGAAAATCAGCTAGCAGAGGACTGCCTACGGGAATCAATACAGAAGTGACTATAGCTAGAATCTGATTGTTAACCGTGTAAATAGATAATAAACTTGGAGAGAGTCCTAGATAATTAGTATCATAACTAAAATCTAttatctttattttttattcttttcatcTACACGTTTCCAATCTTTAGTCTATCGTCTCTACGGCATAGAAAACGCGCGCTCTAGTTGGCTTTACAAATTTTAGGGAAACCATGAGCCCAGACGAGTACCACCGGGCTCGAAATTCTTCGGTTCTCTAAATCCTTCACAGCGTATGTATCGCGCTCACTATTAAAGGTATAAGGTGTGTATTCAGTATAAGGCACATTCTAAGAATTAAGGAACAAATAAAATAGGGGCGGACCCAATGATTTTTTTaaactaaggccccgtttgggtccaaggaattggaatctatttaatggagtaggctaatttatgttggaatgtggcattccacaactttccaaagtttagatataagcctatcttaaattcatggggtgggagatggaaattgattctatagattatggttattagatggaattcaattcttatagcacgctcttagactcgcttctctatagtagaagtgcagcatacaagtatctctcccatatcaccaactataatatacaactatattccacataaaattatattaacttaattaatttgtgtctaaattatgattattaggatggaattcaattccaatgatccaaacggggcctaagtgaAATTGATACGAACTAGCCTACAATGAATAAGACCAGGTCTGCAGTTGTATTGACCCGATGCCGTTCTATACTGTCTAAATAATCTAGAAAAGGTCCCACCTCTGTGAAAATTAGGAGTCCACGAGATAAGTACGGTAGCGTAATTAGATTTGCTCGATCCGTGTCGCTTCACAATTACAAATgcttaaccccccccccccccccccccaaattcGCAGCTCAATTTGTTAGTTATCAAGGCAAGAACTTTGAGAATAAGAATATGGGAGGTTTTGATCTATGAAGCATTTGCAATTGttcatgaaaataaaatttagagtTAGAGTGACACTTCCACCAATTTTTGGAACGGACCAATATTGTGAGAATCATACGTGGAGCAACTTGTCTGCGAAAAGTACGCTGATCGTGGCTAGCCAACCCAATCCGTTCAAAAATGGCTCAACCTCACTCAGGTCGGTACATTGAGCAGGCTCGGGACGAATTGTTTTTAGCTCGTTGTGAGGCTAGCCCATAATTTCGGCCTAAAACACGAGAAAACATAAAAATATTGTAGGCTCAACTTACTGACTTAGAAATATCTGACCTGACCATCGGGTTGAGCATGGGCTTGAATTTTTAGCCCATTATTGGGCTCGTGGGATTGGGTCTAAAAAAAGCTTGGGTTTCATCTAGTGCAAAGCGACCTATATGATATAAATCAAACAACTATGTCCGTCAAGAAACAAACCCATAATGTGAACATGTGCATGCATAGCAGGGAGTATCTCAACGCAAGAGGAAGGAATACTTGCAAGGAAAGAAGACATGGGCATACGGGGTATATTAACTGCATGTTTGCAAGAATATtattcctgatttttttttcaagatttaCTTGAAATTTTGATTAGGTTCTAAACATTTTGATCTTAAAACCTTTTGTCTAGAAAGTTTTTTTGAGCCTCACATAAATAACTTTGCAACCGTTGTTTGTAATGCGATGAGCACAATCTCCATTTGCTAAGCCGTAAACTAaagcccccacccccaccacccCAAAAAAATGCTTACATCCTAGCCTGGCCCTTGGGAGAAGAGCACTTCGCTTCTAAATGAACAATTGATGGTTTTCAGGTGCATGCATGGCAATTATATGAGAAAATGACACGATTGTAAACAGGATCCCATACACAGGTGGGCCCAGCAATCATACCTCATCTTCCAGAAAATGACTTCGCATCCCCCCTAGCAATCGACACTAAATAAACATGCTCCTAATTCATAAATGATAATCATTAATAATTAGCTAAGTGAAAAGACAAGGGCAAACAAAGATGCCAATGCATGAATGCATTTTCTTTCTGTGGACGGTATTCATGAAAAATTGAAAGGTGTGCAGTAGCTGGAACACTATATGCTTTAATTTGCGATAAAGAGGACAGTGTGGATCACATGATATTTAGATACTCACATTGCATGGGGCCTATCCTAGAGGTGCTAAAGAGAAAGATACAGTTAGACCTTCCAGGTCACGCTATGACTTTGCCTATTCACTACCAGAAATGAGCAGACTTCTATCTGTTCGGCTTATTCCTGTTGGTTTTTAAAAAACCATCAGGAACAAAGTTGAGCAACTCCTGTTCGAGCTCTAAAACTGATAGGAACCGACTGATTAATTTGTTCAAAAAAATACTTAGAAAGCCAACTTCAATAAGggctactaattttttttatttttgccatGCGAAATTTTACTTCAGTTCGTCGATGTGCTGATGTCCCATTTTGTTTAGTGTAGTTTGTTGATGCTAGATAGTAGATAGTTAGTTTGGAGTTATGAACTTTGATAATTATAGATCTTTTTTGTTGAACATTGGTAATTATAGTTTGGATTGTTAGCTAACACTACATGAATTCATCTTTTAGTTTTTTTACTATATATTGAAAGCCGCTAATAACAACTAATCCGATGTTTACAATCAACAATATGTAAAGAAAAAGAGAGTGCCCTGCGCCATATCTACAAACCTCATACAAAACTAAGTTTAATTTGCCACCTCCTTGAGCTGGTGAATCCCACATTTATAGTAATGAAAATCATTAGAAGTACACCAAATGCTAAGGGGTCTCCTACGGGTACAATCATTTATTTTAATGTATGGTTACACTCAAATAGTGGTATGTACATTTCTGAAGGGCTAGTGAATTCCAGAATACGTCAACATATACTCTCttcatttttaaatatatgatattTGGAAGCAAGCTGGTCCAGTGATCCTAAATTTCGTATATTTAAAATCGTAGAGAGTATCATTTAGATTATCGTGTATAGGCATAACGCAACAGGTACAAACTGCATAACAGGCTAggcctttttccctttttctgcctttttgtttttttagcacGGAGATATTACTTTTTTGTCTTACAAAAGCTGTTTTTGCAACCCCGTTTTTGTGGCTTTTCAAGCATAGCTTTGCGGGTATGTAGGTTCAGTTTCAACAGGGGGTTGAAAAGCTCATTTGAGAAATCAACAACTGTCTGTTTGGGCTTTAATCGTTTTCGTGAGTAGAAGCCCAAACAGGAAGGCCTTTTTGGTCCTTTTCCCAGGCCTGTCGCCAGAGAGCCAGGAGGGCACGCGCGCGGCTGTCGCGGCACGCCATGTCGCCATAGCTGTCAGTGTCGAACCATCGCTCACTCTGGTAGGCACGCCGGGGGAATCAACGGAAGGCCACGTGTCGCCGCAGCCACACGTGGACCCACATGTCGGTGGCCGGGCACCGCGGTTACCTCATCCCCTTTCCCGGGCCGCGGCGTCCTAATCTCCCCCGTGGTTAATCGCCACCATGGCGGAGGCCCCACCCTCATCACTAATCACCCCCCAAATCCaccacccctccctctccgtcTCATCGGATCCCCGGCAGCGCGAGGGGCGGCGCAGGGCACGCGACGctgcccccgccaccgcccgctgCAGCCCCAGCGGCATTTCCTCGAGCACATGGCGCTCGTgcccagcggcggcgcgggcgcgggcaagGACGAGGCCGCCCTCGGCCTGCCGTGGTCCGAGATGTTCCGCTCCGCCTCGCTCCGACGGCCCAAGCAGGGGGCCGACGACACGCCGCCTAagaagccgccgcctccggcgctGAAGCCGGCCTTGAAGGAGGGGAAGGCcaagccggcggcagcggcggcgggggcgggggccgggcCCGACATCGCGGGACTGTCGCTGGAGCCCGACGCGCGCCTGGCGCTCTACATCGCCATGGCGCACGCGGGGCTCGCCACGGCGCTGCTCGTGCTCTATGGCCTCTACCTCCTGCTCGCCGACTTCCTCCGCCCGCTGCAGTGGGCGCTGCTCTGCTCCGTCCCGCTCCGCGAGACGCAGCGCGCGCTCGTCGCCTTCTGGGAGCCCCCGCTCCGGGGCGGGCTCAGCGCTGCGGTGCTCGCGCTcccgctcgccgcgctccgctcctccgccgccacgctcgccgacgcgcgcgccgcgcttctgcgccgcccgctcccgcACTCCCCCGCGTTCCCGCGCCTCCTCCGCTGGCTcgtctccttcttcttcttcctcgtcctATTCGAgcgcctcggcgccgccgccgcactgcTCTTCCTCGCCCTCGCTCTCGCTTTCTGCGCCGCGACCCCCAAGCtcacccgcgccgcctcctcgcgcatctacagccgccgcccctcctcgcgCGGCCTCCTATTAACTGGAGGCATCCTGCGCCACCTCAAGACGCTCGTCGCCGTGGGCCTCATGCTCGGCATGATCGCCGGGTTCCTAACCGGCAGCATCTTCTTCTCCTACCAGATTGGGCTCGAGGGCAAGGACGCCGTCATGTCCCTCAAGTCCCATGTCGAGAAGGGCAACTACTCCGAGAAGATTGGGCTCAAGAAGTGGCTGGACGACAATGACATCCCTGGCTTGGTCGATCAGTACTCCGCCAAGATCTATGACACCGTCTGGGAGCAGGTCGACCAATTGGCAGTGCAGTACAACCTTACCGATTTCACTAGCGGATTCCGGCATTTCTTGATCAGCCAATCAGTTGACCCAAAGAGCAAGGCGCTCATCAGTGCCAGACCGCACCCATACTCAATGAAGTTGCAATCAATTGCTGCGCGTGTGAAGAAAAGGGAGTGGTTGGAGATTTACATGGAGCTGGACTCGTTCTTTAGGGAGCTATTGATCACAAGGGAGGATTTGGTGGTCAAGGCCAAGGAGCTGGCTTTGCAGGGAACGGAAATTGCAAAGAGGCTGCTGTCAAGCAGCACATCAGTGCTCGGTGGTAGTGCCAATTTGATGTTATCCGTTGCTCTCCGCATTGTCTCAGGTGCAGCTGAGGTGGTCAATTTTCTATCGCAGTTGATGGTCTTCTTGTGGGTGTTGTATTACCTCATTACTGTAGAGGGAGGTGGAGCTACGGAGCAGATCATTGATCTTTTACCAGTGTCAAAACAAGTAAAGGACCGCTGTGTTGAGGTCATCGACCATGCCATTAGTAGTGTCTTGTTGGCCACTGCCAAGATTGCCATATTCCAAGGAGGCCTGACATGGCTCTTGTTCAAGTTCTTCAAGGTGCACTTTGTGTACACATCAACTGTGCTTGGATTCATCAGCGCACTTGTGCCAATACTTCCATTTTGGCTGTCCTCAATATTCGCTGCAGGGCAGCTGCTCATGGAAGGTAGATATGTGCTTGCACTGGTGGTAACTGTGATACACCTCACACTGATGGATTATGGCACAACTACCATTCTGGAGGATATACCTGGGTACAATGGATATCTCACCGGCCTCAGCATAATTGGTGGCATGACTCTGTTTCCCAATGCTTTGGAGGTACTAATTTTGTTACATATTACTCGTTTCACCATTAAAAGTGCTTTTATGAAAAGTTAACTTCTGTATGATTTTTATTGCACATTATGTTTTGAAAGCTATTAGAAGCTCTACATCATCTGTATAGAACTGAAGATATTTTTTCCCAAGATGAAATTAGAAGAACAATTTTTTGTTGTGAGATACGGTACCTTTGGAAACCTTTTTTTTGTGAGATACAATAGAAGACTTCTTTTGTGTTCTACTTCTACATAGTAGTGTAGCTTCTCCATCCGTTTTTTGTGATTTAGATAGTTATGctgtagaaaaaaaaaaccattttCTCCCCATATTTTTTACTGCTTCATTGCATTTCTATATATTTACCTGCATTGAACTGCATGTATATTCTTCTAGGCTACTAAAAGTTTGGCAATTGTGCTGTCGTGTCAAACAATTTTCCATAGATTATGTGTCATACAGCTGGTTAATTGTGTAAATAATTTGTGTTTGTGAAAGTCTGAAGATGCAACAGTTGTTTATAAGTAGGAAGTAGAGAATTCTTTTTGTGGTCAGTGGTTCACTAAATTGCTTGAAACACCACCTGATTCTTGGGAGCTAGAGCATAGCGATAATCCTCATTAATGATatggagattttttttccttagccTCAAATTGGGCTGATTTGTTTTGATGATATTTCTGCAGGGAGCAATATTAGGTCCCCTTATAATGACAGTTGTCATAGCATTGAAGAACTTGTACACAGAGTTTGTGCTTGCTGATGCAGAGGAGACCAGCAGCTAGCATCAGATCCGAAGCTAAATTACTTGTATTTTGAGAGAAGTACATGTGTAGGATTTTTTACCTGCTATATTTACATGATGGTTTTGCTCTTGTATTGTACCTGAGAGTATATGCACAGCCATTGCAGCAGTTGTGATCCATTCCTTCTTGTTGCAACCTGCCCTCTCTGTAGCTGTATTTAATATATATTGTCGTTCCAGAGATTTGGTTTCGA
Above is a genomic segment from Setaria viridis chromosome 4, Setaria_viridis_v4.0, whole genome shotgun sequence containing:
- the LOC117854156 gene encoding nucleotide-sugar uncharacterized transporter 2, whose translation is MGVWDSILRGGGRRFIKRKDSDAGEAGRALEELRGSLYNDFHTSDGAKRQQQRFCGPIVALTFNFVVAVGIIMANKMVMGTVGFNFPVALSLIHYLFALVLMAVLKALYLLPIAPPSKSTPFSSLFALGAVMSFSTGLANISLKHNSVGFYQMAKIAVTPTIVVAEFILFQKKVSVRKVITLVVVSFGVAVATVTDLEFNFFGACVALAWIIPSAVNKILWSNLQQSGNWTALALMWKTTPITIFFFIVLMPLLDPPGLLSFKWDFKNSSAIIISALFGFLLQWSGALALGATSALAHVVLGQFKTIVIMLSGYLVFNSDPGFTSLCGAVIALAGMSVYTYLGMKESATNGRRNSLNSRQNSHLLKSKVIIDGEKQETRTVDSV
- the LOC117853742 gene encoding uncharacterized protein; its protein translation is MALVPSGGAGAGKDEAALGLPWSEMFRSASLRRPKQGADDTPPKKPPPPALKPALKEGKAKPAAAAAGAGAGPDIAGLSLEPDARLALYIAMAHAGLATALLVLYGLYLLLADFLRPLQWALLCSVPLRETQRALVAFWEPPLRGGLSAAVLALPLAALRSSAATLADARAALLRRPLPHSPAFPRLLRWLVSFFFFLVLFERLGAAAALLFLALALAFCAATPKLTRAASSRIYSRRPSSRGLLLTGGILRHLKTLVAVGLMLGMIAGFLTGSIFFSYQIGLEGKDAVMSLKSHVEKGNYSEKIGLKKWLDDNDIPGLVDQYSAKIYDTVWEQVDQLAVQYNLTDFTSGFRHFLISQSVDPKSKALISARPHPYSMKLQSIAARVKKREWLEIYMELDSFFRELLITREDLVVKAKELALQGTEIAKRLLSSSTSVLGGSANLMLSVALRIVSGAAEVVNFLSQLMVFLWVLYYLITVEGGGATEQIIDLLPVSKQVKDRCVEVIDHAISSVLLATAKIAIFQGGLTWLLFKFFKVHFVYTSTVLGFISALVPILPFWLSSIFAAGQLLMEGRYVLALVVTVIHLTLMDYGTTTILEDIPGYNGYLTGLSIIGGMTLFPNALEGAILGPLIMTVVIALKNLYTEFVLADAEETSS